The nucleotide sequence AAAGATGTGTAAGAGAAAATAAATTAAACTCGTTATAAAAATGGTAAGAGTAACTATAAAAGTAAACTTTAAGTTAACAGAAATAGAGAATTTAAATTTTATACTAAAAAACCCATCATTGCAAAATTGAAAGCTACTGAGTAGATAAATAAAGTAAATGTAGAGTAAAATTATAAGTATTTGTTAAAGATAGCAAGAAGTATGGTAGATATTTATTGCTGCTTCTCCTTAAAACAACTTTTCTCTAAATTACAAGCATTCTACACACCATATTTTCCATGCAATGGAAACCTTTAAAAATTGACTCTACGTGTAAGTATTTGCTAATATTTTTATAACTAATTTTATCTATTTTTAATATGTTTAGTTAACTTTGAAATTACATGAAAGGAAAACATTTAATTAACTGCAATCTTAACTTAAAAATTAAAGAATTAGAAATGCAAAATCAACGCTTAAGTGAAGAATTAACTTTAATTAAAAGTAAAAGCAAAACTAGACATACTAAAAAATTATCCCCACCTTTAAGATTTTATCTAAATGACAAGACAATTAGACTTGTAAAACGCGCTATAGAGAGATTTAAAGAACAAGACCCAATATCTGGATGGTTTGTACACTTACTCTCAATTACTGGTTGTAGAGGTGTTGAGATACAAAATGTAAAACTTACTGATATATATAAAGAGACGTGTAGTAATGGTGAAGTATTTTATTCTATTCGCGTTAATGTAGCTAAAAAGCGTAGCAATATCTGTATTAGAGAAGTAGTCATTAGTAAATCTGAATTTAAATCTATAATGCAAGCCCATCAAAACTATTTTTTATCTAAAGGAAAAGACACAAGACGTACATATCTATTTCAAAAAAGTAAACTTAAATTTCGTGACAATAAAATTAACATAAGTGAGATCGCAACTAGGTTTAAGGAATTACTCATTAAGGGAGGATTTAAACATCGCAAATCTTTGCATATACTTCGTAATATATTTATAGCATCACTAAAGTCTAGAGGATATAATTCATTTGAAATTAAAGAACTTATGAAATATTCATCTACTTCTGAGATTGATAATGTTTATGGTCTCTCAAGTGCAAGTAAAATACAGGCTTACAAAGATATCAAAACTAGCTTGAA is from Borrelia puertoricensis and encodes:
- a CDS encoding tyrosine-type recombinase/integrase gives rise to the protein MKGKHLINCNLNLKIKELEMQNQRLSEELTLIKSKSKTRHTKKLSPPLRFYLNDKTIRLVKRAIERFKEQDPISGWFVHLLSITGCRGVEIQNVKLTDIYKETCSNGEVFYSIRVNVAKKRSNICIREVVISKSEFKSIMQAHQNYFLSKGKDTRRTYLFQKSKLKFRDNKINISEIATRFKELLIKGGFKHRKSLHILRNIFIASLKSRGYNSFEIKELMKYSSTSEIDNVYGLSSASKIQAYKDIKTSLK